A single window of Danaus plexippus chromosome 31, MEX_DaPlex, whole genome shotgun sequence DNA harbors:
- the LOC133319862 gene encoding zinc finger protein 501-like, with product MWRKHQGVCRGAQPRSKQKSVSRQENATAITNNATLSSKKDEKHTKNNGNNTKTKTTQNKIVNCEKSIQRRYKKPKFNVPRKTENITKSGEIFLSQTIQNSSKAKVTLSQPRNDSDSVIKLGKTDENITSDSITENHDKINLIKGSNENSIISNENTKSDQTDDIFVKSDTKNDKTRICLDQNILNCDICSYKTKIENHLINHLKVHESAKKYRCSLCDYITSFKGSLGYHLRTHTGEKPFSCDVCKKTFTRRGDLNRHIKTHTGEKPFSCNVCKKTFTQRGSLNIHIKTHTGEKPFSCNVCKKTFTQRGNLDMHIRTHTGEKPFSCDVCKKTFTQKGSLNNHIRTHTGEKPFSCDVCKKTFTQRGSLNNHIRAHTGEKPFSCDVCKKTFTRRGDLNIHIRRRHIIKHLQSQES from the exons ATGTGGAGGAAACACCAAGGAGTTTGTCGAG GTGCTCAGCCGcgatcaaaacaaaaatctgtATCAAGGCAAGAAAACGCCACAGCTATTACAAATAATGCCACATTATCATCAAAAAAAGACGaaaaacacacaaaaaataatggcaacaatacaaaaactaaaaccacacaaaacaaaatagtaaATTGCGAAAAAAGTATTCAACGAAGATATAAAAAGCCAAAATTTAACGTGCCAAggaaaactgaaaatataacaaagagcggagaaatatttttatcacaaacaatacaaaattcatcaaaagcAAAGGTTACACTTTCACAACCTCGAAATGACAGCGACTCGGTTATTAAATTAGGAAAAACcgatgaaaatataacatctGATAGCATAACCGAAAACcacgataaaattaatttaattaaaggttCCAAtgaaaattctattatttcaaatgaaaatacaaaaagtgaTCAGACAGACGATATTTTTGTGAAGAGTGACACAAAAAACGATAAGACAAGGATTTGTTtagatcaaaatatattaaactgcGATATATGTtcgtataaaacaaaaattgagAATCACTTGATAAATCATTTGAAAGTGCATGAATCCGCAAAGAAATATAGATGTAGCCTTTGTGATTACATCACCAGTTTTAAAGGAAGTTTAGGGTATCATCTAAGAACGCATACAGGAGAGAAACCTTTTTCTTGTGATGTTTGTAAAAAGACATTTACACGAAGAGGCGATTTAAATAGGCATATCAAAACGCATACAGGAGAGAAACCTTTTTCttgtaatgtttgtaaaaagaCATTTACACAAAGAGgctctttaaatattcatatcaaaACGCATACAGGAGAGAAACCTTTTTCttgtaatgtttgtaaaaagaCATTTACACAAAGAGGCAATTTAGATATGCATATCAGAACGCATACAGGAGAGAAACCTTTTTCTTGTGATGTTTGTAAAAAGACATTTACACAAAAAGGTTCTTTAAACAATCATATCAGAACGCATACAGGAGAGAAACCTTTTTCTTGTGATGTTTGTAAAAAGACATTTACACAAAGAGGTTCTTTAAACAATCATATCAGAGCGCATACAGGAGAGAAACCTTTTTCTTGTGATGTTTGTAAAAAGACATTTACACGAAGAGGCGATTTAAACATTCATATCAGAAGAcgtcatattattaaacatttacaaagCCAAGAATCTTAG